In Pectinophora gossypiella chromosome 17, ilPecGoss1.1, whole genome shotgun sequence, one DNA window encodes the following:
- the LOC126374353 gene encoding probable methylcrotonoyl-CoA carboxylase beta chain, mitochondrial, with protein sequence MLKLVRGIRRLNAQSRQLSHATVVGSEPNRSDPYYQENKTKMDELVEELRQKTGEAIKGGTEEAVKRHTARGKLLVRDRINRLVDEGSDVLELSTLAATDMYKGQLPSAGIVTAIGKVHGRDCMIVANDATVKAGTYFPMTVKKHLRAQEIAQECKLPCIYLVDSGGAHLPDQADVFPDKQHFGRIFFNQANMSSEGIPQISVVMGSCTAGGAYIPSMSDESIIIKNQGTIFLAGPPLVKAATGESVSAEDLGGADLHCRQSGVTDHYAQDDEHALHLARNIVANLNWNNDQKTRIHTAKIDEPLHDIEDLHGIVGANIQRPFDIREVIARIVDGSRFHEFKQLYGDTLVCGFASLYGHPVGVIGNNGVLHSESALKGSHFIQLCAARKIPLLFLQNITGFMVGRDAEAGGIAKNGAKMVTAVSCFKGPKITVVVGGSFGAGNYGMCGRAYSPSFMYMWPNARISVMGGPQAATVLSLVAKDKALRDGKTWTDEEEKKIREPLELKFEKEGRPYYSTARLWDDGVVAPKDTRKVIGLSLSAALNAPFRDSKFGVFRM encoded by the coding sequence ATGCTTAAACTAGTAAGAGGAATACGGCGGTTGAATGCCCAAAGCCGGCAGCTGAGCCACGCGACTGTTGTGGGCAGCGAGCCGAACAGAAGTGATCCGTATTACCAAGAGAACAAGACCAAAATGGACGAGTTGGTCGAGGAACTCCGACAGAAAACTGGTGAAGCGATCAAAGGCGGCACAGAGGAAGCGGTAAAGAGGCACACGGCGAGAGGAAAACTGCTCGTGCGCGACAGGATTAACCGGTTGGTAGATGAAGGCAGCGACGTTTTGGAACTGAGCACGCTGGCTGCCACCGACATGTACAAGGGCCAGTTACCGAGTGCCGGCATCGTCACCGCTATCGGTAAAGTTCACGGCCGCGATTGCATGATAGTGGCCAACGACGCCACTGTTAAAGCCGGCACCTATTTCCCTATGACCGTCAAGAAACATTTAAGAGCTCAAGAGATTGCCCAAGAATGCAAATTACCTTGCATTTATTTGGTAGATTCCGGCGGCGCTCACTTGCCGGATCAAGCCGACGTGTTCCCTGACAAACAGCATTTcggaagaatatttttcaaTCAAGCCAATATGTCTTCTGAAGGTATACCGCAAATATCCGTCGTAATGGGATCTTGTACGGCAGGTGGAGCATACATTCCTAGTATGTCTGACGAaagcattattattaaaaatcagGGAACTATTTTCTTGGCTGGACCTCCTTTAGTAAAAGCGGCAACGGGAGAGTCGGTTTCAGCAGAAGATTTAGGCGGAGCTGACTTACATTGCCGTCAGTCAGGTGTAACAGATCATTACGCACAAGACGACGAACATGCACTTCATCTCGCCAGGAATATTGTAGCCAATTTAAATTGGAATAATGATCAGAAGACTAGAATTCATACTGCTAAAATAGACGAACCACTACATGATATTGAAGATCTTCATGGAATTGTTGGTGCTAATATACAAAGACCTTTCGACATAAGAGAAGTCATCGCAAGAATAGTAGACGGCAGTAGATTCCATGAATTCAAGCAGCTGTATGGGGATACTCTAGTCTGTGGGTTTGCTAGTCTTTATGGTCATCCAGTTGGAGTTATAGGGAATAATGGTGTCTTACATTCTGAATCAGCATTGAAAGGATCTCATTTTATTCAACTTTGCGCAGCAAGGAAGATCCCATTgttgtttttacaaaatataacgGGTTTTATGGTTGGTAGGGATGCCGAAGCGGGTGGTATTGCCAAAAATGGAGCTAAGATGGTCACAGCTGTGAGCTGCTTCAAGGGTCCAAAGATCACGGTTGTTGTTGGCGGTAGTTTTGGAGCTGGTAACTATGGAATGTGCGGTCGAGCCTATTCTCCTAGCTTCATGTACATGTGGCCTAATGCCAGGATATCTGTTATGGGTGGGCCACAAGCAGCCACAGTATTGTCGTTAGTAGCTAAAGATAAAGCACTAAGGGATGGGAAAACTTGGACTGATGAAGAGGAAAAGAAAATAAGGGAGCCTTTAGAACTGAAGTTCGAAAAGGAAGGTCGTCCCTATTATAGCACAGCAAGACTTTGGGACGATGGAGTGGTTGCTCCTAAAGATACGAGGAAAGTTATAGGACTTAGTTTATCTGCAGCACTGAATGCTCCGTTCAGGGACAGTAAATTTGGTGTGTTCAGAATGTAA